One region of Cloacibacillus sp. An23 genomic DNA includes:
- a CDS encoding sodium ion-translocating decarboxylase subunit beta, producing the protein MICVGGLLMYMAVKKDFEPNLLLPMGFGTILVNLPLSSALDQIIEGGSVVHGALQMFFDLGIATEIFPLLILVAVGAMCDFTPLLANPKVFLFGITAQAGIFLTMGIAYFIFDYNIYEAASIGIIGAADGPTSIYVSTRFAPNLLGPISVAAYTYMALVPLIQPPVIKALTTEKERKMRMPYAPRPVSKTKLFLFPIAITIIGGLIAPASVALLGFVMFGNVLRVSGVTERLSQAAQNEMANIVTILLGFSISATMTGEKFVNLGTLAIIGMGLIAFVLDTAGGVITAKILNLFLPKDKKVNPMVGAAGISAFPMSARVIQRLGQQADPGNHLLMHAVGANVAGQIGSVLAGGILLAYLG; encoded by the coding sequence ATGATATGTGTGGGCGGCCTTCTGATGTACATGGCCGTAAAGAAGGACTTCGAGCCTAACCTGCTTCTGCCGATGGGTTTCGGCACGATACTTGTAAACCTTCCGCTTTCCTCGGCGCTCGATCAGATAATAGAAGGCGGCAGCGTCGTTCACGGCGCTCTCCAGATGTTCTTCGACCTCGGTATAGCGACCGAGATATTCCCGCTGCTGATACTCGTCGCCGTCGGCGCGATGTGCGACTTCACGCCGCTGCTGGCGAACCCGAAGGTATTCCTCTTCGGAATTACGGCGCAGGCGGGCATATTCCTCACGATGGGCATCGCCTACTTCATATTCGACTACAACATATATGAGGCCGCCTCGATAGGGATAATCGGAGCCGCCGACGGCCCGACCTCGATATACGTCTCGACGCGCTTCGCTCCGAACCTGCTCGGCCCGATTTCAGTCGCGGCCTATACCTATATGGCGCTCGTCCCGCTCATTCAGCCGCCCGTCATCAAGGCGCTCACGACCGAGAAAGAGCGTAAGATGAGGATGCCTTACGCGCCGCGTCCGGTCTCCAAGACCAAGCTCTTCCTGTTCCCGATAGCGATAACGATTATCGGCGGTCTTATAGCTCCTGCCTCCGTCGCGCTGCTCGGCTTCGTCATGTTCGGCAACGTGCTCCGCGTCAGCGGCGTCACCGAGCGTCTCTCGCAGGCCGCCCAGAACGAAATGGCCAACATCGTCACGATACTCCTCGGCTTCTCCATTTCTGCGACGATGACCGGCGAGAAGTTCGTCAACCTCGGAACGCTCGCCATCATCGGCATGGGGCTCATAGCCTTCGTGCTCGACACCGCGGGCGGCGTCATCACGGCCAAGATACTGAACCTCTTCCTGCCGAAGGACAAAAAGGTCAACCCGATGGTCGGCGCGGCCGGAATCTCCGCATTCCCGATGTCGGCGCGCGTCATTCAGCGTCTCGGACAGCAGGCCGACCCGGGCAACCATCTTCTGATGCACGCGGTCGGCGCGAACGTCGCCGGACAGATCGGCTCCGTCCTCGCCGGCGGCATCCTGCTCGCCTACCTCGGCTAG